One Pomacea canaliculata isolate SZHN2017 linkage group LG1, ASM307304v1, whole genome shotgun sequence genomic window, tcgTGTATTGTGGATTAGCTTATGATAAGAACGGCACGCACAGATAAcgaaaatgattattattattatttctacagGTTATTTCGAAGGGGATATTGACCTCCCAAAGGTAAGTGTAATGCACATAATTGATTAGAAATTATGACATCCTTAAAGTTAGAAACGTACGAGCATTTGTACACATAAGTGTGTGAACGGGCATGAGTGTTTGTGTTCATGCGTTTGCGTGTATTcgtgttttcatgtgtgtgtgtgttcgtgtgtgtgtaagcgcgCGATGGGTTTGTGCCTGTTCTGTAGCGCTGGTGCAGTGTGGCTAGGTGGGACAACTAGACATATCAATGTAGGTCAGCAAGACGGCGaatgtagttgttgttgtcaggCTAAGACTTATTTCTGTTCACCCGAACAACAAACCATTTGCCGCATACGAACGGTTCAAGGTAAACCAACCTGAGATACTTTCCACTCGTTTTCACTCCCTCAATCTACTTCCCTCTATACCTTGACAAGTCaagtctgttgttgttgtgcatCCTGTAcgcagcttttaaaaataacaggaTGACATGCTCACTCTCTGCTGTTGTCGTGCGTCAGTCTAGCCTGGAGTCATGTAGAGGTTGtgtttaaaaagcttttaaaaaataactttctgtcctgggttcatatTTCGTCTCGGGCaggttctttctctgcatgtggtatctatTTACAGGCCTGGCTGAATTACCAGGATATGACTAAGTTACTgactcagcataaaacaccaattctacTCCTGTCCCCTTCTCTTCTTCTGATGTTATCTCTtaatctctctccctctctctctggaaAAGCCACAATAACATAAACGTTCTCaatcacacaaaacaaattctcacaaaaactttttttcttaaaaactaaCACACaatcatacatacacataatcacacatacaaacagaacCACACATGCATATACCCCTTTAACACGCACACCAAATTAAGTACGGACACCAGGACGTGAGCAGAATAGGGTTGTCTGTCAGccagtctctctttcttttccctaTCTTTCTATCCCCATTCTCCACTTTTTTCTTGAACAACATTTTTTcctcaattttcttttgtttagttaCTTCTTTCGAGCACAGTGAATGAATGTCAACCTtgtgaataaaaacatttttgacaggTTCGCAGTGTCATTCGAGGAGCCAACTATAAATGGCCGAGGAATACAGTGTATTACACCATCAGCTCCTCTTACCGTGAGTGCCCTCACCTGTTTAGTGACACTCAGctaatttctctcttttttccctctagtcctaaagaaacaaagatcagATTGGCTTTCTTATATATTTGACTAGTATAATGGACTTTCATCATTGATGGCGTTGTCAAGCAGAAATTTATTATCAACAGTGAAGTCGAGTGGAGTTTTACGATGAacagttataaataattttattataaaatgtattcatgTAGAACTTTATTATGAACTGCGTGATAATATAAGACTATAAGTGATAATTAACATAGTCGTCGTGTTTTTATTGTGAACAGCTATACGTAGTCTGaagataaataaagatttgtgtttGAGTAAAGGTCTCTTGCTTAGAGTTCACAGCTTGAACCAGAGTGTTCATTGGTTAAAGATATGTCATCGTTCGTCTTTAAACGATTAAGATTCCAGACGAGTATACGCTTTATATCTCTTGAAATATCTTTAAGTTCATTTAtagaacagtatttttttttaaatccgaaGTGCTCACACCCAGGTTCGTGTGGTGTTTTTATTCTCCAGCCACTGCCACTCGAAACCTCATCCTTCAGGCgatgaaagaaatagaagatgATACAAAACACGGGACCACATACTGTGTGCGGTTTGAGCAGAGAACAACACAGACAGACTACATCAATGTACATAGCGGCGACGGGTGAGCATCTGAGTTTACCTCTATGTCTGTATGCTCATCTCAGAATGACtaacatttgaaatatttatgtgtgtgtggagcagTTAAGACTGAGCATAAGGTTCCACAGAATGACTACCGCACTGTTGTCCAAACTCATCTTTGACGACTTTCGCATCTGAAGGTGTTTTTGGTTGACTCACAGGTGCCATTCCAAAGTTGGGCATCAAGGGGGAGCGCAGGAGGTGTCCATCGGTTCCGGCTGCGACACCAAGGGCGTTGTCATGCATGAGTTACTCCACGCGCTGGGCTTCTGGCACGAGCATAGCCGTTACGACCGCGACAACTACATCGTGGTTCACACCGACAACGTCGTTACTGGTAAGATGGACAAGCTATGATAAACTTCATATAGACAGGGAGGTGAAGGAAGCTGTATCATTTATAAGATTACAGGTGTTCACGAGTCACGACCGAACAAGCCAAAAGGGTCTTTTTGGGCGGGATGTTTCTATAAGTACCTTTGTCTTTTCCAAGATTCCATCCACGACTTCGAAAAGCACACAGTAAGTCAAGTGGACACTTTGGGAATGAACTACGACCTAGGATCCATCATGCATTACGGCCCTTACACCTTCGCAAAAGATAAATCCAAGCCCACCATCTCTGTCAAGCCGGGTCAAGGTTCGGGAGTCACCATGGGTCAGCGACTTGCACTGAGCAGCGAAGATGTCCAACAGATTCAAAAGCTTTACGGATGCGTTGTTGGttagttaatattttattctgttcgCTCTGAAATAGAAACAATGAATCCTGTCTCTCAAGTCTCACGACATTCTACATGAGCCATTGCACCTTGCTCCAGTAAAGTAGGTCTTCACATCGTATAACGATGATAAGAAAAAATGATATCTGCTCTAAACCACTGAGTGGATTATTAATGTTCTTTCCATGTCTGCGTGTGTTCTCTCCGAATAGGTATACTCCGGTTTCCTTCCACACCTTTTGggattttatttagaattttagTGACTTTTTTGTGATCAGACATATACTGCAACATATGAACTCTTGTTTAATGTTAATAGTACATTTCATATCGTTTACTGCAAGAAGAAAACGTAGAACAACTTCTTTTCTGATATCGAAATCTCTTTAGTCTTGACAAATAAAATCTGACACGACTTTTTTTCAGATACATCTCACATCACACATCCGACATATCGTAAGTATACAACCTGTACAATCTGTAAGCTGTACAGTAAGTGTGGGTCAAAATGATCTAAATGATGAGTGATAAATAGCAGGCGGCACTTTTAATGCTAATCAGCAGCAAAGAAACATCAACTCGTGTTTAACAAATGTGTCTGACAAATGGCGACTGCATGAAACTCCTTTCACTATAGTCCTGATGGTAGTATACAGGACCGAAATAAAGAGTTGGCTATGTGTTCTGGaagtgagggaggggagggataCTCAAGTGCACCTATAACACAAGGAATTTTTAATTCTGCTGTTGCTCgcttttttaaagaacatatGTTAATCAATTTGCATCCATGAATTTCATATATTCGTATTTGCAGATTAAATGagagtacatgtgtgtgtgtgtacgtaatatgtgtgtattatgttCATTACTATACGCATTTGTGAGTCTGACACatagaaaaaggaaacagaactTTAAAAACTACAAACCAATGTTTGCAGTGTCTGAGGATTCTGTTACAGTCCGCGCTTCGTTGAACATTTTTACTGCAAAAAATCGACTTTCTGCATGACGGCGCACCTTAGTTTATAGAAACATTTGTTACAACGATTTTCTTTGGAGCGTGCTTTGCTAGCAAGTCTGGGTGGGAGTGGTCCTTCTCCACTTGAGGACTGCTCTTGCCGACAGCTcctgtttgctttgttttgattgtttttggCTGGAATGGTTAATGCCTGACATCTTGTTTTATGCGACTAGACTCCTGTTTTACAtgattatctttctcttttatgtgGTTATCATCTCTCACTGTTTTGGAATATTTATGAAGTCCTTGGCATAGTCGATTAGCAGACTAAGGCGATTATGAGGAAGCAGGAAGAATGTTTACGGGTCGTTTGCTTTGTGTATCTCCTGATATATTGAATATTAACTGACACAAAACAGCGAGGACAGGACAAAAGGGATTTTTTGTATGTGTTcagtaaatgaacgaatacgaACAGAATGACAAgatttctatcttttttttttcctttcgtgcgcgcgcacacactcacttgcttgctctctcactccctcactcGCTTGCTTGCTCATTGACGAAGCTGGGGATGCTCGAAAAACTGATGACAAGATAAAATCCACAAATACAGTAGCGTCGGTGCCTGAATTCGCGAATGTTCAATGCACAATTAGAAACAGATCGCTATTAACAGCGGCCGCTTAATGGACATATCATTTTTTCAGAATACATCGTCAACTGCAACTTTGAGGCTGATTTCTGCAACCTCCAGCAAGACAAATCAGATAATTTTGATTGGCTCCGGATGTCTGGAAGTACCCCAACTCTCAACACAGGCCCTAACGCTGATCACACTAACGGCGCAGGTGaccaaaatacacaaaaacatgacaACTAGAGAGTATAGTGATTTATCGTATTGACAAATTCTGTCACAATTCTACAGTAGTACTGTACCCACCCCTTATCCTGAACCCCAGCGaagtataaacatttaaatcaaaGTTCGCGAACTTTCCAACCTCTTGTTTCAAAAGTGTTTCTTTTTGGTCTTTTCAACCAGACCTTAATTATCGAATATGTGATTGGTAAATCTTTACAAATTTCCCAGAGTTACAAAGTAGGTACCATTTCcattttctataaaactgaAGTGTATCTGTATACCCGTTTCCGATTCTATTTATTTGTCTATCGTAATCTTGACTGTCTCAACCAGGGTACTACATATATGCCGAAGCAACCAACCACCTGAGACAAGTAACCAAGCTGACCACACCCACCGCCACTAGAGGAGAGTATTGCATAGACTTTTGGCTCTTCCAGGGTGGCAGTGAAGAAGGCAGTTTCCAGGTGTGGGTAGGTGGACCCGACGTCGTCGCACAAGCCATCAAGACCATCACCGGCGACCAGGATGCGGAGTGGAACCACTTTAGAATTAATCTGAACTCGCCTGCTTCTTTCCATGTATGTTTTCGGTtatgtgctttgtgtgtgtgttgacatgtAGTGTTTATGTTCTGTGTCATTGTATTGTCTTTATTCGCCATCGACTCTACACAACCCTTTGCAAAAGACGCACCTCATATTTTCACTATTATTGTTTTAACTTATGGTCAAGTCCGTACCATATCTTCCATACAATAAGACTTTGCTGTTTGATGTTCGTCTTTCTATAATTATATTAGTTCTGATTATTCAAGAATTAGGGCGTACTTAACATGAGCAAAATATCCCCCAACAATGGGTTACTGGTATGATAGGGATATACAAATTGATATAATCAAGAGAAATGGCAAGATTGTTGCTAAGTAGTATACTAAAAGTAAAGACGTTTTCTTTGTTCgtctaaaataaaagtttagagAAACTTCTTGTGATTTTTGTTCAtgacaagttatttttattttggttgtcaaaccttttaatctttttctatGGGTGCGTCTATGGACCTAGTTTTTCAACACTTTGAATTTCTCAGGCCATATGTTTGCTCGCTCTTTTCACCTCAGTAGTTCGATCCTGAACCAAATCTTAGTTTATCATTCACATTATCATGTCACTGCGTTCTGCTTCTCACTTGCATAGTGTTGTTAGGCTATTTAACTAATTTCGTTTCTCAGCATATGTTGCAAAGTAAtcatatttctttccttcttcagcTCGTCCTGCAAGCTAACATTGGCAGAGGGGAACACAGCGATATCGCCATCGATGATTTCAAGTTCTACAAAGGACGTTGTTTATAGGGCTACTCTAGGCCCGAGAGGCCTGCtgctcacaaaaataaatataaaacaagctGTGAGAAAAAACCTCCCAGTTTCatccattctttctttattattttatctgtgaagaaaggaagaagagaattAACTCTGcgtgtgtcttacagacatctTTCAAAGAATATCAAGGAGCAAGTCATCTTGGGAATTAATTATAATGTTCAGTGATCATAGGGGAAAACAACACCTTTCCCACTCTAAATTCGGGATGAAAGCAGATCGAGCAAC contains:
- the LOC112573791 gene encoding zinc metalloproteinase nas-4-like, whose translation is MRVYFLCLVFGMVWCKPWLQVDFEELPTLTDNTEVTEGYFEGDIDLPKVRSVIRGANYKWPRNTVYYTISSSYPTATRNLILQAMKEIEDDTKHGTTYCVRFEQRTTQTDYINVHSGDGCHSKVGHQGGAQEVSIGSGCDTKGVVMHELLHALGFWHEHSRYDRDNYIVVHTDNVVTDSIHDFEKHTVSQVDTLGMNYDLGSIMHYGPYTFAKDKSKPTISVKPGQGSGVTMGQRLALSSEDVQQIQKLYGCVVDTSHITHPTYQYIVNCNFEADFCNLQQDKSDNFDWLRMSGSTPTLNTGPNADHTNGAGYYIYAEATNHLRQVTKLTTPTATRGEYCIDFWLFQGGSEEGSFQVWVGGPDVVAQAIKTITGDQDAEWNHFRINLNSPASFHLVLQANIGRGEHSDIAIDDFKFYKGRCL